The DNA segment GCCGGCGAACACATTCTCGAGGCCCATTTAGCCCAGTAATACGCCATCGCTGGCGAGTGGAAAACAGGTTAAAAGATAACCAGAACCAGTTATTTTCTATTCCGTCTGAAGCGGGAGCAAATCAATCGCTTCGCGACGTCCGTCGAGTACGTCGAAGCGTTCGCCTCGCCGACGTTCGAGCCAGTACAGGAGTCGTTCGGCCCACTCGAGTTTGGCTGCCTTCATCGGGTCGACGGCCGGATCCTCGAAATCCCACCCGACGAACCCGAGGGTGGCCGCTCCGAGGTGGTCGGCCAGAAACGCCGCCCGGTCGCCGTCCGTGAATCCACCGAGATTCTCGACGGGGCCGACCGGACGGGCCTGGGTTGTCGGCACCACGAACGCCCCACGACAGTCGGGGACGACCGTTCGGACGCTCGGGATGTTGTCGCCATGAGCATGGACGGCCACCGGCGTCCCACGCTCGGTCAGTTCGACGACGGTTTCCGGGTTTTTGTCCAGATCGGTTACCATGCAGTCGACGACGATATCGTTCGCCTCGAGTACGTCGACGGCCGTAGACGCGGCGATGATCACGTCCGCCCGTCGCGCCGTCTCGAGTGCGTCGGTCGATTCGAGTGAGGGGCCAGCACCCGCAATCACAACGTGTGCGTTTTGGACGTGCTCGAGGCAGTCCCACTCGAACGGGGAGGACAGTGCAGCGAGTACGTCACGGGCGCGTTCGTCAGCACCGCGCTCGAAGCCGAAATCATCCAGGATTCGCTCGTATACGGGCTCCCACTCGTCGAACTCCATACTCCGTAAAGAACCTCCGGGCGTCATGGGCCTGTCGCTACGGCACTTCCAGAGGGGGCCGGTGTCATTCCTTATCGGCGTCTCGAGTCGACACAGCAGTCGCTCGCCGTTTTGTCGTCACAATAATCCGGTAGTGGGCCAGGCGATGCCTCGCAAGTACCCCTACCCGTGAGGCGACCTGGCTTCCAGTCCCTTCTTTCGAAGCCGTTGGCATAAGCTTTCTCTTACTCAACCACCCGCACGAGATGGTCGCGCAACAGTCCAATATCGCCGTCTCCGGCGTCGAGATGGCGAGAAACGCTGGATATGGCAGTGCTCGAACCAAACAGCAGTGAGCGACCGTCGGCGAAGTCGACCCAGCCGGCCCCCTGTTTCTGGGCGAGCTGTCCCAGGCGATCACGCGCAGAGGGGTCAAGGCCGTCGATTTCGAGGGTATGCTGGACCCAGTCATCGGCCTTCGCCGGGTCGACACCACCTTCGCGCAGGTGAGCGCGTAGCTCGCGCGTAGACTGAATCTCGAGATGGGAGATCCGGACACCGTTCTGGGTGCAGGCTGCCCGTTCGGTAAACGCCGACCCGATCAGGGCAGCGTCTCGCGTCTCCGCGACGTCGTGCGTTCGAATCACGTGTGCGCCCCGTTCGACGGCCATCGACGTCGCAGCCAGACTCACTGGTAACCGCTCGTCGGTGTCTCGTTCGGCGAGTTCTCCCAGGAAGTTCTTCCGATTGATCGAGACGAGCATCGGCCGCCCCAGGGCACGAAACTCTCGGAGTCGTCGGAAAGTCTCGCGGTCGTCCTCGATCGTCTTCGCCTCGCTCCACCCGCCGAATGCCGGGTCGATGATCGTCTTGTCCGTCAGACCGTTCTGTTTGAGCGCTTCGTACACCTGATCGACGTAGTCTGCCGACGCCGCCCACTCCGGTGACCGTCGCTCGGCCCAGTCGGTTTCTTCGACCGCGCCGGGGCGTTCGAGGTCCGGCGGACTGGCCATCTTGGCAACGGCAACGTCGTAGTCCTGACAGACGACGGGCATCTCGGGATCGGCAAACCCACAGATGTCGTTGACCATATCGAAGCCCTGTGAAAGCGCTTCGTCGGCGACCGACGCGTAGCGCGTTTCGATAGAAAAGACCGCGTCCCCAGAAACACTCTCGATCGTATCTAACGCGACGTGCAGGCGCTCGAGTTCCTCCTCGGCGCTCAACACTTCGAAGCGTTTGTTGGCGGACTCGAGTCCGATATCGACGATGTCCGCTCCCTCGTCGATGAGTTGTTCGTCGACGTACTGGGCGGCCTCGCCATGGTCGTCAAACACGCTGGGGTCGTATGGCGATTCTTCGCTCACGTTCAAGACGCCCATGATTCGTGGTGGGTGCTCGTCGCCGATACCCAGGCCCGCTGCGTCGACTCGTTCCATACACCCTCTGTGGCTGGGACGCAAAAAGGACCCTCGGTACCGGCGAACGGGACGGTTACTCACACGAGATACACAACCCTCGAGTGTGTTGGCCTCGAGTATGAATCGGTAACGTATCACATGACGACTCTGCCAGTGAAAATGTTTTTCAAAACCCTGGAGGTAATGGACGATTGTTACATATAACCCGATATTCCCACACAATGGGAACGATTGTCCCCTTATACGTGGGTAGCCACCGAAGCTGTACCTGTAACAGGTGACCGACAATGTCCACAAACACTCAAAACCGACTTGAAAGCCGCTACGGCGGTATCACACTCGAAGGCTACCCACACGCACTCTCCGCCTGGTTCGTCGTGGCATTGCGGTTCGTCATCGGCGGGATGATGCTGTTCGCCGGCATTAGCAAATATACCGGTGAAGGGTTCGACGCAAGCGGCTACCTCGTCCACGGTGTCGACGCTGCCAGCCCCGTCAGCGGCCTCTACGCCTGGATGGCCGGCAGCGGCATGTTGATGGAATTCATCAACGTCATCATCCCACTCACGCAGGTCCTGATCGGCGTCGCGCTGATCGTCGGCGGCTTCGTCCGCCTCGCGGCACTCGGTGGCGCGCTCCAGATGACCGCGTTCTACCTCGGTGGCTGGGAAGGCGAAATACTCGCCCTGTTCGACAGCACCCTCATCTACGCAGTGGTGTTCCTGGCAGTGGCCGCATTCGGTGCCGGCCGCATCCTCGGCGCGGACCGCTACATCGAACAGATGCAAGTCGGCGGCGAAAAACTGGTCGAGAAGTACCCCAAGATGCGGTACCTCCTCGGCTGAACTACACCCCACGCCAGAATCGGATTACCGGCACTCGAGTTGGGATTTCGAAAACCGAACGATTTCTAAAACGCAACCGGAATCGATAGTGTTTGTTGTAGTCTCTTCCCGATCAGTGACCGACACGGTCCGTCACTGACCGCTAATCAGGTCCACCAATCCTTGTAACCAAACGACGAACATGCTCTTTTTACTCTCGCGGCCGAAATCCACGTCCATGGGAAAAGTCAGCATCGGCATGCTCGGCTGGCGCTTCGACGAGGAGGAACTGCTCGACGAGAACGGAGAGTTCCGTCCCCTCGAGGAGATGCCGCCAGGTATCCGCGATCGACTGATTCGTCTCGACGTGATCTACAACGCCCCGTGTAACGCCTGCTGGCTGATTCACGGCGACGAAAACATCGACGAATGCAACCGATCGAAGTACGTCTACGGGGAGCCGCTCTCCGAGATTATTCTTTGTGAGGAACACGAGCCGGATTTCGTCTACTGGTTCCGCGAAGACGGTGGTGACGCGTATCGGGGCACCGACGAGTTCGAGGAGTCGTTTTACGAGTGGTTCCTCGAGGGGAACCGTGCACCGGAGGGATACGAGGGCATGGAATACGTCTCGACCGACCCGGACGACCTTCCGGAACCGCCGAAGGCTGACCCTGACGAACACGGAGACCTGATGGGAGACGATGTGGCAGAGCGCGTCGGCCTCTCGGACGAAGAAATAGCCGCCTCGGGGGTCGACTTCGGGGCCGAATATCCCGGTTCGAGCGAGGAATGACGAAACCGGAGCCGGCAGACGACGACACGCCCGCAAGCCGTTCGATTCCGGCCGTTGCCATCGTCGACGCCCAGACGCCCGGCAACGTCGGAACAATCGCTCGAGCGATGAAGAACTTCGGCTTCGAGGAACTCCTCTTGGTCGATCCGCCCGAACTCGACCCCGATGGTGAGGCGTACGGCTTCGCCGGGCACGCTCGAGAGGACGTGTTACCGAACGCCCAAGAGATATCCTTCGACGAACTCGTTTCTTCCTACCACACCATCGGCTGTACGGCCGTCACGAACGAGGGCGACCACAACCACGTCCGGTTTCCGTTTTCGACGCCGCGTGACCTCGCACAGCGGCTCCCGACCGTCGATGCCGACACCGCCATCGTCTTCGGGCGTGAGGGCGTCGGCCTCACGAACGACGAACTGGCTCGCATCGACGAAATCTGTTCGATTCCCGCGAGTGCCGACTATCCCGTCTTGAATCTCGGACAGGCCGCGACGATCACCCTCTACGAACTCCGGGAGATGACGCTGTCACCCGCAGGGACACAGCTACCGGATCTCGAGCGCGTCCGAGCCTCCCAGCCGTTACTCGAGCGACTGTACGACCAGTGGAACGAGTTGCTGGTCGAGATAAATCATCCCGAAGAGAAACGCGAAAAGACCGCTCGGATGATTCGACGTGTCTATGGACGAGCCGATCCGACGACTCGAGAGGTGAACACGTTTCTCGGTGTCTTGCGGCGGGCGACCGAGCGCCCGGATCAGGAGGAGTGACCTGGCACAAAGCGTCTGAGATCGAACGAGAATACCATCTCATAGGAATTGTTGTAGTCACGTACCCCGAGTGCAACCCCGTGGAGAGCGCTCGGCGGTACATTGTTGCAATACTCTCTATCAGTGGCCAGTAGTATCTTGGACCTCGAGTGACCAGCAGTAGTAATGACTGAGACGTACAGACGCCACTTACTGGGATTGATAGGGGCCGGCACCGCAGCACTCGCAGGGTGTTCGGAGGCCGATGACGACGAACTCCTCGACGATGGAACGGACGACACCGACGACGATTCGGACGCCGACGGTACGACCGACGAAACGGAACCGACGGACGACGAAAGCACCGACGACGAAAGCGAGGTCGAGGGGTCGCTCCCGCCGTACAGTTCGACGCTCGCCTCGATGGACGACATCTCGGATACCGACTATTTCTACACGGCGGCTGACCTCGGAACAATCGTGGAAACACTCGACGATGACCCTGGCGACGGTGAGATGCCCAACGATCCGTTGTTGATCAATCCCATCGCGACCGTCTCACTCGGTATTTACGGGCTGTTCAATCTTGGCCTCTCCCCTGTTGCCGAGGCACAGGCTGCCGCCGAACAGGAAGCTGAACATCCGACCTTGCTGTACCTCGAGGGCGTGTACGTTCTCTACGGTTCCTACGACCAGGACCTCGCAGCGAGTGAACTCGAAAGTGCAGGATACGACCAGACTGGTGGCGGCAACGACGCGGGCTACGTCGTGTTCACCGACGACACCTCGAGCGAGGTCATCGGCGTCACCGACGAGGCGTTCATCTACAGTTTCGGTAACGACGAAGCTCGAGCCGAGCGTGTCGTCACGACCATTGGACGGGCAAACAGTGGCGGAGGGTCGCCGAAACACGACACCGACGATGAGTTCGAGTCACTGCTTCGAACGAGTGAGGAAACGGGAATTACCTGTGGACTCTACGGGAACGGCGAAACACTCTCCGACCTCGAGACCGAGCAGGTCGACGAGGACGACATCGATTTCGACTTCGGCCCCTACGAGGGAGCCACCGGGGTTGTGCAGGGACTCACTGTCGACGGCAATCGGTCGACCGCTCGAGCGACGGTCATCTACGAGACCCCCGACGACGTCGACGACGACCGCCTCGAGAACCGACTCGGCACCGAAGCCGAAAGCGTCGATATCGAGGTCGCTGAAAAGACGGCGACTGTAACCGCGACGTACGAAACCGACGTCATCGACTGATCGAAGGCTGCGTTGATTGGCTCCGTGATCAGGAAAACAGTCGTACTCGAGCGCCTTACGCTCGCTTTTGAATCTCTTCGCGCAGTATCTGACTAACGAGGTCCCCATCGGCTTTGCCACGGAGGGCACCCATACACTCGCCCATCAGACCCGAGAAGGCAGCCATTCCTTCGGCTTCGACCTGAGCTTCGTTGCGCTCGACGACCTCGAGCACGGCCTCCCGAACGTCGTCTTCGGCTGCCGAACCGAGTCCCGCTTCCTCGGCGACGGTCGCTGCATCACGGTCGGGTTCGGCCGCCAGCGCCGAAAGCAGATCCGGAACCCCTTCCCGAGCCAGGTCGCCCCCATCTGCCATACCGAACACTTGCTCGAGGTGACCGCTGGTCAGGTTCTCGACGGGAACGTCGTCGCGGCGAAGTTCGGTCAGCGTCGACTCGAGCGTCGTCGCGGCAAATGTGGGGTCGATCCCGTCCTCGACGACCGATTCGAACAGCGGCATTCGCCGTCCGTAGGCTACCTGTTCGGCGAGTCCGGCATCCAGGTCGAAATCGGCCTGGTACCGCTCGACTTTCTCGGTCAGTAACTCCGGCACCGGAACGTCGCTCGGGTCCGGTTCGACCGGCGGCACGTCCGTCTCAGGATACATGCGTGCGGCACCCGGAAGCGGTCGGAGATAGCGTGTCGTTCCGTCCTGATTTGCGCCGCGGGTTTCCTCGGGGACGCCCTCGAGTGCGGTCCTCGCTCGCTCTGTGACCGCATCAATCGCGGACGACGCAATCTCGGTGTCAGCAGCGACGATGGCGACGGCGTCGTCCGGACTCGCGTCGACGGCATCACGCAGGGCTGCCACTTCGTCGTCGGTGACGCCGTAGGCTGGCAGTTCGTCGGTGTGGAAGATCCCGCCTGCGCCGTGTCGTTTCGCGTGATCGGAAAACTCCGTGCCGAGGCGACGATCCGGCGCAATTTCGCGTCCGACCAGGCCATCGAATCCCTCGAGTCTGACCCCGAACACGGACCCACCGTCGTTCAACGCGCCCGCAATCACGCCGCTGTCGGTCCCTTCGAAAACCGCGGTGACGTCCTGTGGCTCGTCGACTGCTCCGTCGCGAGCCTCGAGTTCGTCCCGAATCTCGACCAGTTCGGCCTGCCGGCCGACCTCCGTGCGGACGATGTCGGCGATGTCGTCCAGGCTCTGGACACCTTTGATCTCGACGCGAGCCCCATCCGCGATGGAGACGTTGACGTCCTGTCGGATCGTGCCGAGTCCGCGTTTCACTTTGCCCGTCGAGCGTAGCAACATCCCGATTCGTTCGGCCGCTTCCTGGGCCTGCTCCGGGCTTCGGATATCGGGACCGGTCCCGATTTCGACGAGCGGAATTCCGAGTCGGTCGAGGCTGTAGACGACGCCGTCGTCTGTCTCTTCAACTCGCTGTGCGCTTTCCTCCTCGAGCATCATGTCCTCGATGCTGACGGGACCGTCGCTGGTCTCGATTGCGCCGCCGGTTGCTACCAGCGTCGACCGCTGGAAGCCCGAGGTGTTCGAGCCGTCGACGACGATCTTTCGCATGACGTTAGCCTGGTCGACCGGCGTCATGTCCATCAACTGGGCGATCTCGAGGACCGTTTCGAGGGCTTCTTCGTCCAGTCGGTGTGGCGGTTCGTCGTCCGCTTCGACGAGACAGGTGGTGTCGTAGGCGAGGTAGGTAAACTCCCGCTCGACTTTGCTCTCCTCGACGGCCGCGTCGTCGAGTTCGCCCAGTTCGCTCCGCGTCGGATGGAGATATCGGGTGAACTGGTGGGTCGCTTCCTCGGGTTCTCGAAGCGTCGTCGGGCAGTTACAGAACAGTTTGGTCGCCGTATCGAGTTGCTGGTGTATCTCGAGGCCGGCGACGAGGCCGAGTGCCTCGTAGTCGTAGGCTGCAGTCATTGTGCAACGTTCGGAGTCGAGGGGGTAAAAAACCGTTCAGTCTGACTGGCGGCCACAGGAGGGTATTTCTCACCGGGATCGGGATCTCGAGCACGGTGACCGAGCAGGGGCAGTGAGTTGAGTAGGGGCAGTGAGTTGAGCAGGGGCAGTGAGTTGAGTAGGGGCAGTGAGTTGAGTAGGGGCAGTGAGTTGAGCAGGGGCAGTGAGTTGAGTAGGGGCAGTGAGTTGAGTAGGGGCAGTGAGTTGAGTAGGGGGCAGTGAGTCGAGCAGCGACAGTGACTCACCCAGGAACACGGGTTACTCGAGGGACGAGAGCCGGGTGAAAACCGGTTAGTCGTCCGAGGACGTCTCGACCGACTGCCTTTCCTCCCTAGTGGACTCGTCCCCTTTCGACACGGTTCGGTCCAGCGTAGCGTGTTCCGGCCCATACTCACTCTCCTCGATGGTTCGAACGATGCCGTCGAGTACGCCCGCACGCGTGGTGATCACGCTCTTTTCGAGGAGCGCCGCGTATCGGTCGTTGGCCTCCGCACCCACGAACTCACCGGCGTCCTCCGACGACTCCACAGCCACGAACGTCGTCTCCGGCAACTCCTCGAGCAGGAGTTGCGATCCGGTCGTAATCGGGAAATCGGCAAAAACGGTGACGTCGGCCGCCTCGACCAGAGAAACGACCCGTTCTCTGTCGACTGCCGTAATGGGCGCGAAGGGCTCCGTTTCGACGCACTGGAGATCCTGTCGTCGAGCGGTTTCGGCAGCGATTGCGTTTTCCGGGATTGGTCCGATGGTGACCGACGCGCCCTCGGCTGCGAGGCGAAGGGAAACACCCGCAGCGGTTTCCCCGGTTCCCAGTACGTGAATCCTCAGATTGGTCGGCTCGACGCGTACCGAGTCGACTGCAGCCGTCGACGGTGGAAGGGCCGTCACCGTCGGCGTCCCTGTCACCGGGTTCGACCCGATAGTCGCCGTCGTGTCGAAGGCGTCCTCGAGTGCAGCCCCGGTCAGCACCGTTTCGGGGCGCCCGTCTGCACGTATCGACCCGTCGGCGAGCAATAGCAATCGGTCGCAGTAGCGGGCTGCCAGGTCCAGATCGTGAATCGCAGCCACAATCGCTCGACCGTCGCTGACCAGCTCTCGAGCCAACTCGAGGGTTTCGACCTGATGGTTTACGTCGAGACTCGCCGTCGGTTCGTCGAGCAACATGAGCGGCGTATCCTGAGCGATAGCACGAGCGAGGAGGACCCGCTGGCGCTCCCCGCCGCTGACCGCATCGATCGAGCGGTCGGCAAACTGGGCCGTTCGGGTTCGTTCCATGGCCCGTTCGACCTGGTTTCGGTCGGCAGCTGATGGCGGTGAAAACCGTGAACGGTGCGGATGGCGTCCCATCTCGACGACGCTTCGAACGTCGAACGAAAACGAGAGGGCGGTATCCTGTGGAACCACGCTGACGAGTCGGCTCGAGGCTTTCGAAGTCAGGTCGCCGATCGCCTCTCCGTCGATGACGACGCGGCCGTCTGCTGGAGACAGAGCCCCACTCAGTGCCCGAAGGAGCGTCGTTTTCCCCGCACCGTTTGGACCGACGAGGCCCACGAACTCGCCCGGGTACACGTCGAACGACGCGTCATCGAGGACGGATAGGTCGCCGAACGTGACCTCGACCCCATCGACCGTGGCGATGGCATCGTCGTGATG comes from the Natronosalvus amylolyticus genome and includes:
- a CDS encoding 6-hydroxymethylpterin diphosphokinase MptE-like protein, which produces MEFDEWEPVYERILDDFGFERGADERARDVLAALSSPFEWDCLEHVQNAHVVIAGAGPSLESTDALETARRADVIIAASTAVDVLEANDIVVDCMVTDLDKNPETVVELTERGTPVAVHAHGDNIPSVRTVVPDCRGAFVVPTTQARPVGPVENLGGFTDGDRAAFLADHLGAATLGFVGWDFEDPAVDPMKAAKLEWAERLLYWLERRRGERFDVLDGRREAIDLLPLQTE
- a CDS encoding RNA methyltransferase gives rise to the protein MTKPEPADDDTPASRSIPAVAIVDAQTPGNVGTIARAMKNFGFEELLLVDPPELDPDGEAYGFAGHAREDVLPNAQEISFDELVSSYHTIGCTAVTNEGDHNHVRFPFSTPRDLAQRLPTVDADTAIVFGREGVGLTNDELARIDEICSIPASADYPVLNLGQAATITLYELREMTLSPAGTQLPDLERVRASQPLLERLYDQWNELLVEINHPEEKREKTARMIRRVYGRADPTTREVNTFLGVLRRATERPDQEE
- the gatE gene encoding Glu-tRNA(Gln) amidotransferase subunit GatE; the protein is MTAAYDYEALGLVAGLEIHQQLDTATKLFCNCPTTLREPEEATHQFTRYLHPTRSELGELDDAAVEESKVEREFTYLAYDTTCLVEADDEPPHRLDEEALETVLEIAQLMDMTPVDQANVMRKIVVDGSNTSGFQRSTLVATGGAIETSDGPVSIEDMMLEEESAQRVEETDDGVVYSLDRLGIPLVEIGTGPDIRSPEQAQEAAERIGMLLRSTGKVKRGLGTIRQDVNVSIADGARVEIKGVQSLDDIADIVRTEVGRQAELVEIRDELEARDGAVDEPQDVTAVFEGTDSGVIAGALNDGGSVFGVRLEGFDGLVGREIAPDRRLGTEFSDHAKRHGAGGIFHTDELPAYGVTDDEVAALRDAVDASPDDAVAIVAADTEIASSAIDAVTERARTALEGVPEETRGANQDGTTRYLRPLPGAARMYPETDVPPVEPDPSDVPVPELLTEKVERYQADFDLDAGLAEQVAYGRRMPLFESVVEDGIDPTFAATTLESTLTELRRDDVPVENLTSGHLEQVFGMADGGDLAREGVPDLLSALAAEPDRDAATVAEEAGLGSAAEDDVREAVLEVVERNEAQVEAEGMAAFSGLMGECMGALRGKADGDLVSQILREEIQKRA
- a CDS encoding DoxX family protein; translated protein: MSTNTQNRLESRYGGITLEGYPHALSAWFVVALRFVIGGMMLFAGISKYTGEGFDASGYLVHGVDAASPVSGLYAWMAGSGMLMEFINVIIPLTQVLIGVALIVGGFVRLAALGGALQMTAFYLGGWEGEILALFDSTLIYAVVFLAVAAFGAGRILGADRYIEQMQVGGEKLVEKYPKMRYLLG
- the folP gene encoding dihydropteroate synthase, with the protein product MERVDAAGLGIGDEHPPRIMGVLNVSEESPYDPSVFDDHGEAAQYVDEQLIDEGADIVDIGLESANKRFEVLSAEEELERLHVALDTIESVSGDAVFSIETRYASVADEALSQGFDMVNDICGFADPEMPVVCQDYDVAVAKMASPPDLERPGAVEETDWAERRSPEWAASADYVDQVYEALKQNGLTDKTIIDPAFGGWSEAKTIEDDRETFRRLREFRALGRPMLVSINRKNFLGELAERDTDERLPVSLAATSMAVERGAHVIRTHDVAETRDAALIGSAFTERAACTQNGVRISHLEIQSTRELRAHLREGGVDPAKADDWVQHTLEIDGLDPSARDRLGQLAQKQGAGWVDFADGRSLLFGSSTAISSVSRHLDAGDGDIGLLRDHLVRVVE
- a CDS encoding ATP-binding cassette domain-containing protein, with the translated sequence MTEKRSASRDRCHHDDAIATVDGVEVTFGDLSVLDDASFDVYPGEFVGLVGPNGAGKTTLLRALSGALSPADGRVVIDGEAIGDLTSKASSRLVSVVPQDTALSFSFDVRSVVEMGRHPHRSRFSPPSAADRNQVERAMERTRTAQFADRSIDAVSGGERQRVLLARAIAQDTPLMLLDEPTASLDVNHQVETLELARELVSDGRAIVAAIHDLDLAARYCDRLLLLADGSIRADGRPETVLTGAALEDAFDTTATIGSNPVTGTPTVTALPPSTAAVDSVRVEPTNLRIHVLGTGETAAGVSLRLAAEGASVTIGPIPENAIAAETARRQDLQCVETEPFAPITAVDRERVVSLVEAADVTVFADFPITTGSQLLLEELPETTFVAVESSEDAGEFVGAEANDRYAALLEKSVITTRAGVLDGIVRTIEESEYGPEHATLDRTVSKGDESTREERQSVETSSDD